The Nitrospirota bacterium genome includes the window GGGTCCGACAGCGAGGTGACGACGTTTCGCGGCTTGTTCAGGGCAAGGTAGACCTTGGGCTCGGCCCTCGGAGCGAGGAGCTTTCCGTCGAGCTTGATGTGGCTCAGCAGGGGGTCGGCCTTCTGCCCCAGATGGGCGACCCGCCCGTTGACGGTGACCCGCCCCTCCTCGATGAGCTCCTCGGCCTTCCGGCGCGAGGCCACCCCCATCTCGGCCAGTATCTTCTGAACCCTCTTCTCCATAAGCCATTATATTAACAGAACTTATGGAAGGTTTGCCCGGGCTGGGGGGCGGCCGCCTTCGGAAGGAGGGGACTACCTGTTCATTGGTATTTCAGCCGGGGCATCGTCTCCACGGGGGTGTGGCCGCAGAGCACGCGGGAGAGTTTCAGCATGATGGGGTCCTTGGCCAGGTCCTCCCACCTGGCCGGATAGGGCGTCACGCTGGATATCAGGGCGCCCTCCTCGCTGTAGCGGGAGACCGCCAGGACGAGCGAGATGCCCTGCTGACAGTTCATGGCCACCACGGAGTCCACGTAGGCGCAGCCTTTCTCTTCCCGCACGGCCTTATCGGCCTCCCGGTAGTCGGTGCGGATGACGATGCTCTTGGTGTCGCTGGCGATGGTCTCCATGCTTTGGGGGTCATAGGAGACGGAGGCCCCGCCCACGTCGTCGGTCAGGTAGACCCACTGCGGCTCCTCTACCTGGGCCACCGAAACGACGGGGATGAAAACGAAGGCAAGAAAAAGAAATTTCTTCATGAATCCGAACCTCCTCCTTACCCGGTTTCCCTGAAGAGAAGCAACGTAAGTCTTCTTAAAACGTACCGAAGGCGGCGGGGGAAGTCAAGGAGACACCGAGCCGGGCGGGTTTGCAAAGTCCACCGGAAATGCTATACTTTTCGTACTTTTTTTCCACCAGGAGGGGTTTCATGAAGATCGAGCTTGAGGGGACGCTTATCCGGATGACCCCGGAGAGCGAAAGGGAGAAGGCGGAGCTCAACCAGCTCTGGACCGTAATCATCGGCTGCGTCAGCGAGGGCAAGAAGCTCGTTCCGGTGGGCGAGTATATCCCCGGCATAAAGGAAGTGGCCGTCTTCAACCTCGAATGAATCCCTGCCCTTCTTGCCGGGGCCGCCCCTCTTGAAGGGCGGCCTTGTGCGTCAGGGGAGCAGAGAAGCAAGGCGCTCCATGATGCCGCCCAGGGGGCCATGCAGGAGCTCGAAAATCCCGACGAACAGGCACCCCAGGACGATGCCGAAGAACTCCAGCCAGGGCAGATGCTGCCGGATGTTCCTGCTGACGATGTCGGTGACCTCCTCGGGGGTGTACCGGGAGAGCTTGTCCGCGACAATCTCCCTGACCCTGAGCTTCGCGAAAAAGAACGACATGAAAGAACCGGAAAAATCGTAGTTTTTCCGGAGCAGGGTGTTCTGCGGAGTAAAGAGGAAATCCTCCAGGGTCCCCGTGTGCTGGACGATGCTCTGCAGCATGGGGTAGGAGACCTCGAACTCCGAGACCTGCACCCCCACCTCCAGGAGGATGTCGTCGGCCAGCTCGTCGAGCTTGCTCTCCCGGAAGCCCACCAGGATGAAAAGCTTGGCCGGCAGGCCCACGCTGCTCTTCCGCGCCACGCTCTTCAGCATCTCCTTCACCCTCCGGTGGGCCCTGGGAGAGTGGACGAACCGGAGCATCTGCTCGCGGAAATCCTCCAAAAAGGAGTTCAGAACCTTCTTCGTCTCGGCGAGATTCATCTTGCGGACCTCTTCCCTGAGCCAGTCCTCCATGTGCTCCACGTCAAGGAGGTGCTTCTCGGCGGTCAGGGCCAGGGACTCTATGATGGCGTCGCGGTTTTCAAAAAGGACCCCCGAGCCCGGCAGGTACCACTTCTTCTCGAAGAGCATCTTGATGGCCACCGAGTTGGTAAACCCCCCGACGAACCCTCCAAGGAGAATCTTGGAGAGCACCTCGAGCGGAGGATACCACGCGCTCGCCAGAAACGTCAGGGCCATGAGGGCGAAAACGCAGACGAGTATCGTCTTTATGTGCTTCTGTATGAAGGACGCTCCCGTGGGGAGCCCCGCGTGCGCACGCATCCCCTCTATTATAAGACGAAACGCGGGCACGGGAGACCGACGGGAGGAAAATCCCCCTCCCGGGAGGGACTATTCTATCAGGTCCTCCTCGCTCATGTTCCGGAGGAAGACGTCCACCAG containing:
- a CDS encoding DUF445 family protein, producing MRAHAGLPTGASFIQKHIKTILVCVFALMALTFLASAWYPPLEVLSKILLGGFVGGFTNSVAIKMLFEKKWYLPGSGVLFENRDAIIESLALTAEKHLLDVEHMEDWLREEVRKMNLAETKKVLNSFLEDFREQMLRFVHSPRAHRRVKEMLKSVARKSSVGLPAKLFILVGFRESKLDELADDILLEVGVQVSEFEVSYPMLQSIVQHTGTLEDFLFTPQNTLLRKNYDFSGSFMSFFFAKLRVREIVADKLSRYTPEEVTDIVSRNIRQHLPWLEFFGIVLGCLFVGIFELLHGPLGGIMERLASLLP